A genomic region of Runella rosea contains the following coding sequences:
- a CDS encoding helix-turn-helix transcriptional regulator, which translates to MTFGTFLLNLRREHRLSQKDVAAAVNVAQSTYCDWESDKHLPKIAYIRPLAALFRVKEEVILQKINGHNAATETELLRLKT; encoded by the coding sequence ATGACATTTGGGACCTTTTTACTAAACCTACGCCGTGAACACCGATTATCGCAGAAAGACGTGGCCGCCGCCGTCAACGTGGCGCAAAGCACCTACTGCGACTGGGAAAGTGATAAACACTTGCCCAAGATTGCCTACATTCGGCCATTGGCCGCCCTTTTCAGGGTAAAAGAAGAAGTGATTTTGCAAAAAATTAATGGGCACAACGCAGCCACCGAAACGGAGCTACTCCGACTAAAGACCTAA
- a CDS encoding PSP1 domain-containing protein, whose product MSCKSCSTGGCGTRGLTEKASGCQNNGACGTGGCNKMNVFDWLSDMDVPVMKRFDVVEVKFKGGRKEYFRNINQLDLHTGDYVVCEMASGYHIGSVSLQGDLVRLQMVKKKVANDENLKSIYRVATPRDLEKHEQSIARDLTTMYRARELVKDLKLNMKLSDVEFQSDNTKATFYYSADERVDFRELIKVLAGEFKARIEMRQISLRQEAGRLGGIGACGRELCCSTWLTDFKNITTSAARYQNLSLNPTKLSGQCGRLKCCLNYELETYIDALKDIPHVDAPLQTQKGKAHLQKTDIFKKIMWFGYENDSTTWHPISLENVNRILSLNAKGQKPVSLEVLEIEELVSLLPAPGINSDLAKMDKKFSSRDRDQQQSGNRNRNKKKKGGGNAGGNNPANNAKPTNNPPKGGGEKK is encoded by the coding sequence ATGTCCTGTAAATCATGTTCAACCGGAGGTTGCGGTACGCGTGGCCTGACTGAAAAAGCGTCCGGTTGTCAAAATAATGGCGCTTGTGGAACGGGTGGCTGTAATAAAATGAACGTTTTTGATTGGCTCAGCGACATGGATGTGCCAGTGATGAAACGCTTTGATGTCGTAGAAGTTAAATTTAAGGGTGGACGCAAAGAGTATTTTCGCAACATAAATCAACTCGATTTGCACACTGGCGACTACGTCGTGTGCGAGATGGCCTCTGGTTATCATATTGGCTCCGTATCATTGCAAGGAGATTTGGTTCGCCTGCAAATGGTCAAAAAGAAAGTGGCCAACGACGAAAACTTGAAGAGCATTTATCGCGTAGCCACCCCGCGCGATTTGGAAAAACACGAGCAAAGCATTGCCCGCGACCTCACCACTATGTACCGCGCCCGGGAGTTGGTCAAAGACCTGAAACTTAATATGAAACTCTCGGACGTAGAGTTTCAGTCAGACAATACCAAAGCTACTTTCTATTATTCGGCCGACGAGCGCGTCGATTTTCGTGAATTAATTAAAGTATTGGCGGGAGAATTTAAGGCTCGTATCGAGATGCGGCAGATTAGCCTGCGTCAAGAGGCGGGACGTTTGGGTGGTATCGGAGCCTGTGGCCGTGAGTTATGCTGCTCTACGTGGTTGACCGATTTCAAAAATATCACCACTTCGGCGGCTCGTTACCAAAATCTATCGCTGAATCCGACCAAATTGTCGGGTCAGTGCGGGCGATTGAAGTGCTGCCTGAACTATGAACTCGAAACCTACATCGATGCCCTCAAGGATATTCCCCACGTAGATGCGCCTCTTCAAACCCAAAAGGGAAAAGCGCACCTGCAAAAAACGGATATTTTCAAGAAAATCATGTGGTTTGGCTACGAAAATGACAGCACCACTTGGCACCCGATTTCGCTGGAAAACGTCAACCGTATTTTGAGCCTTAATGCCAAAGGACAAAAACCCGTTTCGTTGGAAGTGCTGGAAATCGAAGAGCTTGTGTCATTATTGCCCGCTCCTGGCATCAACAGTGATTTAGCGAAGATGGATAAGAAATTCAGCAGCCGCGACCGTGATCAGCAACAAAGCGGCAATCGTAATAGAAATAAAAAGAAAAAAGGCGGAGGAAACGCAGGAGGAAATAACCCTGCCAATAACGCTAAACCGACGAATAACCCACCCAAAGGGGGCGGCGAGAAGAAGTAA
- the purD gene encoding phosphoribosylamine--glycine ligase yields MNILILGSGGREHAFAWKIAQSPHCDELYVAPGNAGTAQVATNLPFSYNDFEATAKAIVELKIKLVIVGPEEPLVNGIVDFLKARPELSRVKIVGPDRLGAQLEGSKDFSKNFMLKYGIPTASSRTFTSETLAEGITFLESHALPIVLKADGLAAGKGVIIAENIATAKAAMQDMLVDAKFGDAGNKVVVEQFLKGIELSVFVLTDGINYKILPEAKDYKRIGEKDTGPNTGGMGAVSPVVFADENFLRKVENKIVKPTLSGLQAEGIRYVGFIFIGLMNVKGEPYVIEYNARMGDPETEVVLPRIQSDFVTLLLAAADQKLAESDLLISPQTAVTTVLVSGGYPEAYEKGKKIAELERIEDVLVFHAGTAANGNGEVLSNGGRVLTLTALANSLEGAVNKSQKAAATVQFEGKYYRKDIGLDLIRYND; encoded by the coding sequence ATGAACATTCTAATCCTTGGTTCGGGCGGACGTGAACACGCTTTTGCTTGGAAAATTGCGCAAAGCCCACACTGTGATGAGTTGTATGTAGCCCCCGGCAATGCAGGTACCGCTCAGGTAGCGACCAATCTTCCCTTTAGCTATAATGACTTTGAAGCAACTGCGAAAGCAATTGTGGAATTAAAAATTAAATTAGTGATTGTGGGGCCAGAAGAGCCGCTGGTCAACGGGATTGTTGATTTTTTGAAAGCACGCCCTGAGCTTTCAAGAGTCAAAATCGTAGGACCCGACCGACTGGGAGCCCAACTGGAAGGAAGCAAAGATTTCTCCAAAAACTTCATGTTGAAGTACGGAATCCCTACGGCTTCTTCTCGCACATTTACCTCTGAAACGCTCGCAGAAGGGATCACTTTTCTGGAATCACACGCTTTACCCATTGTTTTGAAAGCCGATGGATTGGCCGCTGGAAAGGGGGTCATTATTGCAGAAAACATCGCCACGGCCAAAGCCGCCATGCAGGATATGCTGGTAGATGCCAAGTTTGGTGATGCTGGAAACAAAGTGGTCGTTGAGCAGTTTTTAAAAGGAATCGAACTTTCTGTTTTTGTCTTAACGGACGGTATCAACTATAAAATTTTGCCAGAAGCGAAAGACTACAAGCGAATCGGGGAAAAAGACACGGGGCCTAATACGGGCGGAATGGGGGCGGTGTCACCGGTTGTGTTTGCGGATGAAAATTTCCTGCGGAAAGTAGAAAATAAAATTGTTAAGCCAACCTTATCGGGCTTACAGGCCGAAGGAATCCGCTACGTCGGATTTATTTTTATCGGTTTAATGAACGTAAAAGGCGAACCTTACGTGATTGAATATAATGCGCGCATGGGCGACCCCGAAACGGAGGTGGTATTGCCGCGTATTCAGTCCGATTTTGTGACGCTTCTGCTCGCTGCCGCCGACCAAAAGCTGGCGGAAAGTGATTTGCTGATTTCGCCGCAAACGGCCGTGACCACGGTGCTTGTGTCGGGGGGCTATCCTGAGGCGTACGAAAAAGGCAAGAAAATTGCAGAGTTAGAAAGAATAGAAGACGTGCTCGTCTTTCATGCCGGGACCGCAGCCAATGGAAATGGCGAGGTACTCAGCAACGGAGGCCGTGTGTTGACTTTAACAGCCTTGGCAAACTCGCTCGAAGGAGCCGTCAATAAGTCTCAAAAAGCAGCAGCAACGGTACAATTTGAAGGAAAATATTATCGCAAAGATATTGGATTGGATTTGATCCGTTATAACGACTAG
- the recQ gene encoding DNA helicase RecQ, which translates to MIQVDTGVQHTLKERLKEIFGYSQFRGEQEAIINSIMGGNNTFVIMPTGAGKSLCYQLPAITTEGIAIVISPLIALMKNQVDQLNAFGINAQFLNSTLNKAEINKVKKDALDGTLKLLYIAPESLTKEENLDFLQRANISFVAVDEAHCISEWGHDFRPEYRRIRGIIDNINPELPLIALTATATPKVQQDIVKNLRMEEAAMFKTSFNRKNLYYEVRPKLGDVNKQLIKYIKNNKGKSGIIYCLSRKTVEEVANLLNVNDVKALPYHAGLDSSTRMHNQDAFLNEEADVIVATIAFGMGIDKPDVRFVIHYDAPKSLEGYYQETGRAGRDGLEGNCVMFYCIDDIQKLEKFNKDKSVTERDNARHLLNEMVAYANLGACRRRQLLSYFGEYMEKDCGFCDNCVKPTQRIRIQEEAVLVLKAIDQTDERFDGDHIADLITATDNIYVTSYEHNKLEMYGAGKFKDEEEGEEYGVEFWRSMIRQLVIFGFLSKDSENFGVLKMTEKGRKFIKDPYPITISKDHTFDESEIQKANDEEDVTDLAPAGGGNAYDEALLGLLKALRKKLAKEKNLPPYVIFQDPSLEEMATTYPTTSQEMAQINGVGMGKVSKFGRPFIDLITKYVEENEIETAKDVVVKSAANKSKVKIFIIQQIDRKVDLDEIAEAKGLGMDELIEEIEHICYSGTKLNLDYYINQIMDRDRQRDIYDYFMATETDSIAVAMDELAEEDVTEDELRLMRIKFLSEVAN; encoded by the coding sequence ATGATTCAGGTAGACACAGGCGTACAGCATACGCTTAAAGAGCGACTCAAAGAAATATTTGGTTACAGTCAGTTTAGAGGAGAGCAGGAGGCTATCATCAATAGCATCATGGGCGGCAATAATACCTTTGTTATTATGCCTACTGGTGCTGGAAAATCCCTGTGCTATCAGCTGCCGGCGATAACAACCGAAGGTATTGCTATCGTTATCTCGCCCCTTATTGCGTTGATGAAAAATCAGGTGGATCAACTCAACGCATTCGGAATCAATGCCCAATTTTTGAATTCTACCCTCAACAAGGCTGAAATTAATAAAGTTAAAAAAGACGCCTTAGACGGAACCTTAAAACTGCTATACATTGCTCCTGAATCGTTGACCAAAGAGGAGAACCTTGATTTTCTGCAAAGAGCCAATATTTCTTTTGTGGCGGTAGACGAAGCGCACTGTATTTCTGAGTGGGGCCATGATTTCCGACCTGAGTATCGTCGTATCCGGGGAATTATTGATAACATCAACCCTGAGCTGCCGCTTATTGCTTTGACTGCCACCGCTACACCCAAAGTGCAGCAGGATATTGTCAAGAACTTACGGATGGAAGAAGCGGCGATGTTTAAAACATCGTTTAACCGTAAAAACCTGTACTACGAAGTACGTCCTAAATTAGGAGATGTTAATAAACAACTCATCAAATACATTAAAAACAATAAAGGTAAATCGGGTATCATCTATTGCTTGAGCCGTAAAACGGTAGAAGAAGTGGCCAATTTGCTGAATGTGAATGATGTAAAAGCACTTCCTTATCATGCAGGATTGGACTCGTCGACCCGGATGCACAATCAGGATGCCTTTCTCAATGAGGAAGCCGATGTGATTGTGGCAACCATTGCTTTTGGAATGGGAATCGACAAGCCCGACGTGCGGTTTGTGATTCACTACGACGCACCCAAATCGCTGGAAGGATATTATCAAGAAACAGGACGTGCAGGACGCGATGGTTTGGAAGGAAATTGTGTCATGTTTTATTGCATTGATGACATTCAGAAACTGGAGAAATTCAACAAAGATAAGTCTGTAACAGAACGTGATAATGCGCGCCATTTGCTCAACGAAATGGTGGCCTACGCCAATCTTGGCGCGTGCCGCCGCCGTCAGTTGTTGAGTTATTTTGGAGAGTACATGGAGAAAGACTGCGGGTTTTGCGACAATTGCGTCAAGCCTACCCAGCGAATTAGGATTCAGGAAGAGGCGGTTTTGGTCCTTAAAGCCATCGATCAAACGGATGAGCGATTTGATGGAGACCATATTGCCGACCTGATTACGGCAACCGACAACATCTACGTAACAAGCTACGAGCACAACAAGCTCGAAATGTACGGCGCTGGTAAATTTAAAGATGAAGAAGAAGGGGAAGAATACGGAGTAGAATTCTGGCGCTCCATGATTCGTCAACTGGTGATTTTTGGATTTCTGTCTAAGGATTCCGAAAATTTCGGGGTCTTAAAAATGACGGAAAAGGGACGCAAATTTATCAAGGACCCTTATCCAATTACGATTTCCAAAGATCATACGTTTGATGAAAGTGAGATACAGAAAGCAAATGATGAAGAAGATGTAACGGATCTTGCCCCTGCGGGCGGGGGCAATGCCTACGATGAAGCGCTTTTAGGTTTATTAAAAGCATTGCGTAAGAAGCTGGCGAAAGAAAAAAACCTTCCTCCGTACGTGATTTTCCAAGATCCGTCGTTGGAAGAAATGGCCACTACTTATCCCACTACGTCCCAGGAAATGGCCCAAATCAACGGGGTCGGAATGGGAAAAGTGTCGAAATTTGGACGACCGTTTATTGATTTAATCACCAAATACGTTGAAGAAAATGAGATAGAAACCGCTAAAGACGTAGTTGTAAAATCAGCAGCTAACAAGTCTAAAGTGAAAATTTTTATTATTCAGCAGATAGACCGAAAAGTGGATTTGGATGAGATTGCGGAAGCAAAAGGGCTTGGGATGGACGAGTTGATTGAGGAGATTGAACACATTTGCTACTCCGGTACAAAACTAAACCTGGATTACTACATCAATCAGATTATGGACCGTGACCGCCAACGGGATATTTATGATTACTTCATGGCAACCGAAACTGATAGTATCGCAGTGGCCATGGATGAGTTGGCGGAGGAAGATGTCACCGAAGACGAACTCCGATTGATGCGTATCAAATTCTTGTCAGAAGTAGCAAACTAA
- a CDS encoding DUF4293 domain-containing protein, with translation MLQRIQSLFLALVAVGMGGMISLPIWDKTALDTTQSVHLTALRLIHQQGTSSVITPVWYLTLLGALVAALAAFALSQYKNRLLQSGLCAANSVLMTIIMGLVMYFVFGKAKNLFDPAANGDFGLGFYSLILAMLANVLANRFIRRDEKFVRSQERMR, from the coding sequence ATGTTACAGCGTATTCAGTCACTTTTTTTAGCTTTGGTTGCCGTAGGAATGGGCGGTATGATTTCCCTGCCTATTTGGGATAAAACAGCATTAGATACTACCCAATCGGTTCATTTGACAGCCTTGCGGCTTATCCATCAGCAAGGCACAAGCTCGGTTATTACGCCAGTGTGGTACCTTACTTTACTGGGGGCACTGGTGGCAGCATTGGCCGCTTTTGCGTTATCTCAATACAAAAACCGTTTGCTTCAGTCGGGATTATGCGCCGCCAACTCCGTACTTATGACGATTATAATGGGTTTGGTCATGTATTTTGTGTTTGGAAAAGCTAAAAATCTTTTTGATCCCGCAGCCAATGGAGATTTCGGACTTGGTTTTTATTCCCTTATATTAGCCATGTTGGCCAACGTCCTTGCCAACCGTTTTATACGTCGCGATGAGAAATTTGTTCGTTCGCAGGAGCGAATGAGATAA
- a CDS encoding YifB family Mg chelatase-like AAA ATPase, giving the protein MLSKTFGSAVYGVNATIITIEVTVGQGMRFFMVGLPDSAVKESEQRVEASLKYFNYRMPRQKVVVNLAPADIRKEGSAYDLPIALCVLQASDQLVAQKNLEDYIIMGELSLDGNLRPIKGVLPIAIEARKLGYKGFILPAANAHEAAIVNNLDVIPVENLKDAIEFFEGTKDITPITIDTRDIFLSTLNEYEADFEHVQGQENIKRALEISAAGGHNAIMIGPPGSGKTMLAKRIPSILPPLTLHEALETTKIHSVAGKLGTKAALISRRPFRAPHHTVSDAALVGGGSFPQPGEISLAHNGVLFLDELPEFKRTVLEVMRQPLEERRVTISRTKWAIEFPANFMLIASMNPCPCGYYNHPEKECVCPPGAVQRYLNKISGPLLDRIDLHVEVTPVSFDQIASTRKSENSAAIRERVIKARQIQTERFKENTGIYCNAMMPSQMVKEICDINPAGKVLLKTAMERLGLSARAYDRILKVSRTIADLAASPDIKIEHLAEAIQYRSLDRESWAG; this is encoded by the coding sequence ATGCTTTCAAAAACGTTCGGCAGTGCAGTGTATGGCGTCAATGCCACCATCATTACCATTGAAGTAACAGTAGGTCAGGGAATGCGTTTTTTTATGGTGGGATTGCCCGACAGTGCCGTAAAAGAAAGTGAGCAACGTGTGGAAGCGTCGCTGAAATACTTTAATTACCGTATGCCTCGCCAAAAAGTGGTCGTCAATCTGGCACCTGCTGATATCCGAAAAGAAGGTTCGGCATACGATCTGCCCATCGCCCTGTGTGTACTTCAAGCATCCGACCAATTGGTTGCCCAAAAGAACCTAGAAGACTATATCATCATGGGAGAACTTTCGCTGGATGGCAACCTCCGTCCCATCAAAGGGGTATTGCCCATTGCCATCGAAGCACGTAAATTAGGATATAAAGGATTCATTCTTCCCGCCGCCAACGCCCACGAGGCGGCGATTGTCAATAACCTAGACGTGATTCCCGTCGAAAACCTCAAAGACGCCATCGAATTTTTTGAAGGCACCAAAGACATCACGCCCATAACCATTGACACCCGGGATATTTTCCTGAGCACCCTCAACGAATACGAAGCTGATTTTGAGCATGTTCAGGGGCAGGAGAATATCAAACGCGCACTCGAAATTTCGGCAGCGGGCGGGCACAATGCCATTATGATTGGCCCTCCGGGTTCGGGAAAAACCATGTTGGCGAAGCGAATCCCGTCCATTTTGCCGCCTTTGACGCTCCATGAAGCCCTTGAAACAACCAAAATTCATTCTGTAGCGGGGAAATTGGGCACAAAAGCCGCGCTTATTTCACGACGTCCATTTCGGGCACCCCACCATACCGTAAGCGACGCCGCTTTGGTGGGCGGCGGTTCATTTCCCCAACCTGGCGAAATCTCGCTGGCTCACAACGGGGTGTTGTTTCTGGATGAACTTCCCGAATTTAAACGTACAGTTTTGGAAGTGATGCGACAGCCGCTCGAAGAGCGCCGTGTTACCATTTCTCGCACCAAGTGGGCCATTGAGTTTCCCGCCAATTTTATGCTCATTGCCAGCATGAATCCTTGTCCGTGCGGCTATTATAACCACCCCGAAAAGGAATGTGTCTGCCCACCAGGGGCGGTGCAGCGCTATCTGAACAAAATCAGCGGCCCGCTCCTCGACCGCATTGATTTACACGTTGAAGTCACGCCCGTCTCGTTTGACCAAATTGCCTCTACCCGCAAATCCGAAAACAGCGCCGCCATCCGCGAGCGCGTCATCAAGGCCCGCCAAATTCAAACTGAGCGTTTTAAAGAAAATACGGGTATTTACTGCAACGCCATGATGCCATCGCAAATGGTAAAAGAAATCTGTGACATAAATCCTGCGGGCAAGGTCTTGCTCAAAACCGCCATGGAACGCCTTGGACTTTCGGCGCGGGCGTACGACCGTATCCTGAAAGTATCCCGCACCATTGCCGACTTAGCAGCTAGCCCCGACATCAAAATTGAGCATTTGGCTGAAGCCATTCAGTACCGTAGTTTGGATAGAGAAAGTTGGGCGGGGTAG
- a CDS encoding DUF262 domain-containing protein — protein MSKIFFEQSRPTFSEIIGNGKTFEVPNYQRNYSWHYDEWEDLWLDIEELNSDDNHYMGYVVLKRTPNPKHYEIIDGQQRITTLSIICLACISLLQDWINDNIEAEDNRKRLELIRTGYIGFLEGRTLVTKAKLRLNRINEYFFRSYLVQLRKPSNISSEKPSVQKLYKAFTYFKKKVEEKFESNKSGAALFDFVDGNLGSNLFFTLIEVGDDTNAYKIFETLNARGVKLSASDLLKNYLFSLILSDSPALVEDLDMKWDAINDILGNTEVTTYLRHYWNARQNKIERKSTLFKALKRKVAKQQEALDLLNSLEENVSVYAALSDENNALWSDDERKSIKELNLFDVTQCYSLLLVAKEKLAPGEFVKLLKDIVVISFRYNIIGGQNPNELERVYNDAANKVFRGELTTAKAIFKLLESVYIADTNFKNDFATKSINTNKANQLVKYILSKLERQYGGNEIDLNDKSATIEHILPEKPTDEWVEAFHNTDTSQYIYRIGNLTLLKTNTNNTVGRKLFADKYSEYKKSDFKLTNSHLEYDKWDASTISSRQRDMATKAISIWKINYL, from the coding sequence ATGTCAAAAATATTCTTCGAACAATCAAGACCTACATTTTCGGAAATTATAGGTAACGGAAAAACCTTTGAAGTTCCTAATTATCAACGAAATTATAGTTGGCACTATGATGAGTGGGAGGATTTGTGGTTAGATATTGAAGAGCTCAACTCAGACGACAATCATTACATGGGTTATGTTGTTCTTAAGCGTACGCCCAATCCTAAACATTATGAAATAATTGACGGACAACAACGAATTACGACGCTAAGTATTATTTGTCTGGCATGTATCAGTCTGTTACAAGATTGGATAAACGACAATATTGAGGCTGAAGACAATCGAAAAAGATTAGAATTAATACGAACAGGTTATATTGGCTTTTTGGAAGGGCGTACGCTGGTTACTAAAGCAAAGCTTAGGTTGAATCGGATAAATGAATACTTTTTCAGAAGCTACTTAGTTCAGTTGCGTAAACCCAGCAATATAAGCAGCGAAAAACCTTCCGTTCAAAAATTATACAAAGCTTTTACTTATTTTAAAAAAAAGGTAGAAGAAAAGTTTGAATCAAATAAATCTGGCGCGGCTTTGTTTGATTTTGTAGACGGTAATTTAGGCAGTAATTTATTCTTCACACTTATTGAAGTAGGTGATGATACAAATGCATACAAAATTTTTGAAACGCTTAATGCACGAGGGGTAAAACTGTCGGCTTCTGACTTACTGAAAAATTATTTATTTTCTCTTATCTTATCTGATTCACCTGCATTGGTAGAAGATTTAGATATGAAATGGGACGCCATAAACGACATCCTTGGGAATACAGAAGTTACCACCTATTTACGCCATTATTGGAATGCTCGCCAAAATAAAATTGAACGAAAATCCACCTTATTTAAGGCGTTAAAAAGAAAGGTGGCCAAGCAGCAGGAAGCATTGGATTTATTAAACAGCTTGGAAGAAAATGTAAGTGTATATGCAGCGTTAAGCGATGAAAATAATGCATTGTGGTCGGATGATGAGAGAAAATCTATTAAAGAGCTGAATTTATTTGACGTAACTCAGTGCTACTCTTTATTGCTTGTCGCAAAAGAGAAGTTAGCACCTGGCGAATTTGTAAAGCTACTTAAGGATATAGTTGTTATAAGTTTCAGGTATAATATCATAGGCGGACAAAATCCCAATGAGTTGGAAAGGGTATATAACGACGCTGCCAACAAAGTGTTTAGAGGAGAACTAACAACCGCAAAGGCAATTTTTAAATTATTGGAAAGCGTATATATAGCTGATACAAATTTCAAAAATGACTTTGCTACAAAATCAATTAATACAAATAAAGCAAATCAACTCGTTAAGTATATCCTCTCAAAACTTGAAAGGCAATACGGAGGAAACGAAATAGATTTAAACGATAAGTCGGCAACGATTGAACATATTCTACCCGAAAAGCCAACGGATGAGTGGGTTGAGGCGTTCCACAACACAGATACTTCCCAATATATCTACCGAATAGGAAATTTAACGCTATTAAAAACCAACACCAATAATACTGTTGGAAGAAAACTCTTTGCAGATAAATATTCGGAATACAAAAAAAGTGATTTTAAATTAACAAATTCACATCTTGAGTATGATAAATGGGATGCAAGTACAATAAGCAGCAGACAAAGAGACATGGCTACCAAAGCTATCTCCATTTGGAAAATAAATTATTTGTAA
- a CDS encoding flavin monoamine oxidase family protein, with amino-acid sequence MQRRDFIKNTVLTTGAIAFGSCKEEDPYAEREYKGQIAIIGAGAAGLYAGFLLAEKKANYTIYEAADQIGGRIRSLKGFTDFDIELGAEKIQGNRSLWYDWVKESGASFVPNTSTDFYQIGNQILSETQWGNNADFKAALSLTQQAMNYAGADTTLLQYMESAKLAAGVRHIADALVANAHGTSANRLSVLGTTEERQAWSAGEGEFFLANRSLTAVLEEKFKNILPRVVLNTQIKRIDYTNERIMLEDAQAQRRYVDKVIITVPLAVLQSTDLQFVPALPESKLASIRSIGMGAGIKVILEFNQRFWDAATDSVYTSGAVPEYRVSSNGRSTKSFVLTGLTMGEKAETLSAQSSAAAIQSIIKDLDVIYGKGVASSALTNARLMDWGKAPFIKGAYSYPIVGGGGLLTRQTLSLPVQRKVYFAGEATHYGGHSGTVHGAIESGRRVVEELYRDVT; translated from the coding sequence ATGCAACGTCGCGATTTTATCAAAAATACCGTCCTTACCACTGGAGCCATTGCCTTTGGCAGTTGTAAAGAAGAAGATCCCTATGCGGAGCGAGAGTATAAAGGACAGATTGCCATTATTGGAGCGGGGGCGGCGGGGCTGTATGCTGGCTTTTTGTTGGCAGAAAAGAAAGCAAATTATACCATTTATGAAGCGGCCGACCAAATTGGCGGACGAATTCGTTCGTTGAAAGGTTTTACAGATTTCGATATTGAACTGGGAGCCGAAAAAATTCAGGGAAACCGCTCGCTCTGGTACGATTGGGTCAAAGAATCGGGGGCGTCTTTTGTGCCGAATACCTCGACAGATTTCTATCAAATTGGTAATCAGATTCTTTCCGAAACCCAATGGGGCAATAACGCTGATTTTAAAGCGGCGTTGTCTTTGACTCAACAGGCAATGAATTATGCGGGGGCCGACACTACTTTGCTTCAATACATGGAATCGGCCAAATTGGCGGCAGGGGTGCGGCACATTGCCGATGCCTTGGTGGCCAATGCCCACGGCACTTCGGCCAATCGCCTGAGTGTTTTGGGTACAACGGAGGAGCGTCAAGCTTGGTCTGCTGGAGAGGGAGAGTTTTTTCTTGCAAATCGTTCGTTAACTGCGGTTTTAGAAGAAAAATTCAAAAACATACTGCCAAGAGTTGTACTTAATACGCAAATCAAGCGCATTGATTATACCAACGAACGCATCATGTTGGAAGATGCCCAAGCCCAGCGGCGTTATGTAGACAAAGTGATTATAACGGTACCGCTTGCTGTGCTACAAAGCACTGATTTACAGTTTGTACCAGCGCTTCCAGAATCTAAGCTTGCTTCCATTAGGAGTATTGGTATGGGGGCGGGAATTAAAGTAATATTGGAGTTTAATCAACGTTTTTGGGATGCCGCCACGGATTCAGTGTATACTTCAGGCGCAGTGCCCGAATATCGGGTAAGTTCAAACGGGCGCAGCACAAAATCCTTTGTTTTGACGGGCTTGACAATGGGTGAAAAAGCCGAAACCCTCAGTGCGCAATCGAGCGCGGCGGCGATTCAAAGTATCATCAAAGATTTGGATGTGATTTATGGAAAAGGTGTTGCTTCTAGTGCCCTTACGAATGCCCGTCTCATGGATTGGGGTAAAGCCCCGTTTATTAAGGGCGCGTATTCGTATCCCATCGTGGGTGGCGGCGGACTCCTAACCCGCCAAACGCTGTCATTGCCCGTGCAGCGCAAAGTTTATTTTGCGGGGGAAGCTACGCACTACGGCGGCCACAGCGGCACCGTTCACGGCGCGATTGAATCGGGCCGTAGGGTTGTGGAGGAGTTGTATAGGGATGTGACGTAG
- the folK gene encoding 2-amino-4-hydroxy-6-hydroxymethyldihydropteridine diphosphokinase, with protein sequence MNQQSVFLLLGANLGEREATLAKATDLISERIAPVMLQSHLYETAPWGVTDQPAFLNQVISIETILTPEELLSQTLEIEKQLGRERRLRWGARVIDIDMLYYSDQILDTENLHLPHPRLHQRRFTLVPLAEIAPDFLHPVLHKTNQELLNECTDDSQVSVFD encoded by the coding sequence ATGAATCAACAATCAGTTTTTTTATTGTTAGGTGCAAATTTAGGCGAGCGGGAAGCCACTTTGGCAAAAGCAACGGACTTGATTTCGGAACGCATTGCGCCCGTTATGTTGCAGTCGCATTTGTATGAAACGGCTCCTTGGGGAGTGACCGACCAACCCGCTTTTTTGAATCAGGTGATTAGCATTGAAACGATTTTGACGCCTGAAGAATTGCTGAGTCAAACGCTTGAAATTGAAAAACAGCTGGGGCGCGAACGGCGTTTACGGTGGGGGGCAAGAGTGATTGACATTGATATGCTGTATTATTCTGACCAGATTTTGGATACAGAAAATCTGCATTTACCTCATCCCAGATTGCACCAACGTCGTTTTACATTGGTGCCTTTGGCCGAAATCGCCCCTGATTTTTTGCACCCTGTTTTACATAAAACCAACCAAGAATTGCTTAACGAATGTACAGATGACAGCCAAGTAAGCGTTTTTGACTAA